The following coding sequences are from one Candidatus Methylomirabilota bacterium window:
- a CDS encoding CTP synthase, giving the protein MAMKYVFVTGGVVSSLGKGLAAASIGCLLEARGFRVTLLKMDPYINVDAGTMSPYQHGEVFVTDDGGETDLDLGHYERFTRARMTRDHNVTTGKIYHTVISRERQGDYLGRTVQVIPHITDEIKASIRRVSHGVDVVIVEVGGTVGDIEGLPFLEAVRQFKKDVGKENVIYIHLTLVPFIQAASELKTKATQHSVKELRAIGIQPDIVLCRTDRFLPAGIKSKIALFCDVEEEAVITAKDVETIYEVPLVFHQEGLDEIVVKALGLPPRPSDLAAWETIVCKIKNPSRTARVAVVGKYIDLKDSYKSLAEALTHGGIANEARVDVRWVDAEQLTQDGAPAHLASVDGVLVPGGFGDRGIEGKIEAIRYAREGGVPFLGICLGLQCAVVEFARRVAGLADANSSEFDRATSHPVIDLLPEQRGVEAKGGTMRLGLYPITIAEDSLAARMYGTLHIEERHRHRYEVSNEYRRILEKNGFRVSGIWPEKQLVEIVELPDHPWFIASQFHPEFRSRPWAPHPLFAGFIGAACARGAVKR; this is encoded by the coding sequence GTGGCGATGAAGTATGTCTTTGTCACGGGAGGCGTGGTGTCGTCTCTGGGCAAGGGACTGGCGGCCGCCTCGATCGGGTGTCTCCTGGAGGCGCGTGGGTTCCGGGTGACGCTCCTGAAGATGGACCCGTACATCAACGTGGACGCGGGCACGATGAGCCCGTACCAGCACGGGGAGGTCTTCGTCACCGACGACGGCGGCGAGACGGACCTCGATCTGGGGCATTACGAGCGGTTCACGCGCGCCCGCATGACGCGCGACCACAACGTGACCACCGGGAAGATCTACCACACGGTGATCAGCCGCGAGCGCCAGGGGGACTACCTCGGCCGGACGGTGCAGGTGATCCCCCACATCACCGACGAGATCAAGGCGTCGATCCGGCGCGTGAGCCACGGCGTCGACGTGGTCATCGTGGAGGTCGGCGGGACGGTTGGTGACATCGAAGGGCTGCCGTTCCTGGAGGCGGTCCGCCAGTTCAAGAAGGACGTCGGCAAGGAGAACGTGATCTACATCCACCTGACGCTGGTCCCGTTCATCCAGGCGGCCTCCGAGCTGAAGACGAAGGCGACCCAGCACTCCGTGAAGGAGCTGCGCGCGATCGGGATCCAGCCGGACATCGTGCTGTGCCGGACCGACCGCTTCCTCCCTGCCGGGATCAAGTCCAAGATCGCGCTCTTCTGCGACGTCGAGGAGGAGGCGGTCATCACCGCCAAGGACGTCGAGACGATCTACGAGGTGCCGCTGGTCTTCCACCAGGAGGGCCTCGACGAGATCGTGGTGAAGGCGCTGGGGCTGCCTCCACGCCCCAGCGACCTGGCGGCGTGGGAGACGATCGTCTGCAAGATCAAGAATCCGTCACGGACGGCGCGGGTCGCGGTGGTGGGGAAGTACATCGACCTGAAGGACTCCTACAAGAGCCTGGCCGAGGCCCTGACCCACGGCGGCATCGCGAACGAGGCGCGGGTCGACGTGCGCTGGGTCGACGCCGAGCAGCTCACCCAGGATGGGGCGCCGGCCCATCTGGCCAGCGTGGACGGCGTGCTGGTGCCGGGCGGCTTCGGCGACCGCGGGATCGAGGGGAAGATCGAGGCCATCCGGTACGCCCGGGAAGGCGGGGTGCCGTTCCTCGGGATCTGCCTCGGCCTGCAATGCGCGGTGGTCGAGTTCGCCCGGCGCGTGGCGGGGCTCGCGGACGCCAACTCCTCGGAGTTCGACCGGGCCACCTCTCACCCGGTGATCGATCTCCTCCCGGAGCAGCGCGGCGTCGAGGCCAAGGGCGGCACGATGCGGCTCGGGCTCTATCCCATCACGATCGCCGAGGACTCGCTGGCCGCGCGGATGTACGGGACGCTCCACATCGAGGAGCGCCACCGCCACCGGTATGAGGTGTCCAACGAATACCGGCGGATCCTCGAGAAGAACGGCTTCCGGGTGTCGGGCATCTGGCCGGAGAAGCAGCTGGTGGAGATCGTGGAGCTGCCGGACCACCCCTGGTTCATCGCGAGCCAGTTCCATCCCGAGTTCCGCTCGCGCCCCTGGGCGCCCCATCCGCTCTTCGCCGGGTTCATCGGCGCCGCCTGCGCGCGCGGGGCCGTGAAGAGATAG